One Hyphomicrobium sp. CS1GBMeth3 DNA window includes the following coding sequences:
- a CDS encoding tetratricopeptide repeat protein, which translates to MIAAAALFLLFAGVGAAMSYLRNAQQTTDMEDTDSALLANLENYARSIETEKPAVVAAADENLLPDVNTMIGRLAARLEDAPQDVQGWRMLGWSYFNMERYQEAAVAYARAVELDPSSAELKLAYEEAKARVSEAARSGIAAPLQTGAVAKKAISSEEGPAHERDAAIRSMVDGLAYRLESSPRDVAGWTRLMRSRVVLGEMDVAATALRKALEVFKDDSASSGRIMAAALELGLKAE; encoded by the coding sequence ATGATCGCTGCCGCCGCTCTCTTTCTTCTCTTTGCAGGCGTTGGCGCGGCCATGTCCTATCTGCGTAATGCTCAGCAGACGACAGACATGGAGGATACCGACAGCGCGTTGCTGGCAAACCTCGAAAACTACGCGCGTTCCATCGAGACAGAGAAACCAGCCGTTGTGGCTGCGGCGGACGAGAACCTGCTGCCGGATGTGAATACGATGATCGGGCGGCTGGCAGCGCGTCTTGAAGACGCGCCGCAGGACGTCCAGGGCTGGCGCATGCTCGGCTGGTCCTATTTCAATATGGAGCGCTATCAAGAGGCAGCCGTTGCCTACGCGAGGGCAGTGGAGCTTGATCCGAGTTCCGCCGAGCTCAAGCTCGCATACGAGGAAGCGAAGGCGAGGGTCTCCGAAGCCGCCAGATCGGGAATAGCCGCGCCTTTGCAGACCGGTGCGGTTGCGAAGAAAGCCATCAGCTCCGAGGAGGGACCTGCGCACGAGCGTGACGCCGCAATCCGGTCGATGGTCGATGGCCTGGCGTATCGCCTCGAGAGCTCTCCGCGAGACGTGGCGGGGTGGACTCGCCTTATGCGATCCCGTGTCGTGCTCGGCGAGATGGACGTCGCGGCGACCGCCTTACGCAAGGCGCTTGAAGTCTTCAAGGACGATTCCGCCTCATCTGGCCGGATCATGGCTGCGGCTCTTGAGCTAGGTCTGAAGGCCGAATGA
- a CDS encoding cytochrome c family protein — protein MYDQKDKRAGDKADGVDAKPNVQGGEGANSSNAPVHAVDDETLSLYPTAAQCGECHKQIYEEWSSSQHAYASISPMFHKFEQKFQELTQGTVGTFCVRCHQQVGTQLGESRETPLWARSQISREGVSCITCHRVKEQYGKVNGERRVEPGKIHEPVYGSGEKSVIKDVLANKETYSVKTSTDGRGNDIHEGMVTNDQITKSEFCVSCHQVAVNLGIKLEIVWDQYRDSPARKAGVSCQDCHMGKVPGKPSGYATAPSAIVGGKEVNPGRKHANHRFVGPGYSIAHPGVFPHNTKAQAFSVKDWLEFDWRAGWGTTKFEDKVADGKVKVAFPKRWADALDREEARQIIDENIKKLDERDELRKQVMENSSHIDGPHIVGTPKVGADLAFSYTIKNANTGHNLPSGSLGAQPQLWVNVALVDPDGKNVWESGYVDSNGDIADLHSLDVAAGRIKTDQQLVHFQTKFLTTNVKGTEREMYLPVNFDVDPLPHLRPPGVPTTVLNHPPLVRMENRSLAPLGKKQAEYKVPGNLITKSGKYRLAFRMRSRAEPIYFMRFVGSTKAMEQSMNERIVNFHSFAVDVDVKG, from the coding sequence GTGTATGATCAAAAGGATAAGCGAGCGGGCGATAAAGCCGACGGCGTGGACGCCAAGCCGAACGTTCAAGGCGGCGAGGGCGCAAACAGCAGCAATGCGCCGGTTCACGCGGTCGACGATGAGACGCTCTCCCTCTATCCCACTGCTGCGCAATGCGGTGAGTGCCATAAGCAGATCTACGAGGAGTGGTCGTCGTCGCAGCATGCCTATGCGTCGATCTCGCCGATGTTCCACAAGTTCGAGCAGAAGTTTCAGGAGCTGACGCAAGGCACAGTCGGCACTTTCTGTGTGCGATGCCATCAGCAGGTCGGGACGCAACTCGGCGAGTCGCGCGAAACTCCACTCTGGGCGCGCAGTCAGATCTCACGCGAGGGCGTGAGCTGCATCACCTGCCATCGTGTCAAAGAGCAGTATGGCAAGGTCAATGGTGAACGCAGGGTCGAGCCGGGGAAGATCCACGAGCCGGTCTACGGCAGCGGCGAAAAGAGCGTCATCAAAGACGTTCTCGCCAACAAAGAGACCTACTCCGTCAAAACCAGTACCGATGGGCGCGGCAACGACATCCACGAGGGTATGGTCACCAACGACCAGATCACCAAGTCGGAGTTCTGCGTCAGCTGCCATCAGGTAGCGGTCAATCTTGGTATCAAGCTCGAGATCGTCTGGGATCAGTATCGCGACAGTCCGGCGCGCAAGGCTGGCGTCTCGTGCCAGGATTGCCATATGGGCAAGGTCCCCGGGAAGCCATCCGGCTATGCGACGGCGCCCTCCGCCATTGTCGGCGGTAAGGAGGTCAACCCGGGGCGCAAGCACGCCAATCACCGTTTCGTCGGCCCGGGCTACTCGATCGCTCACCCAGGCGTATTCCCGCACAACACGAAGGCGCAGGCCTTTAGCGTCAAGGATTGGCTGGAGTTCGATTGGCGCGCGGGCTGGGGCACGACCAAGTTCGAGGACAAGGTCGCAGACGGCAAGGTCAAGGTCGCCTTTCCCAAGCGTTGGGCCGACGCGCTCGACCGTGAAGAGGCTAGGCAGATCATAGACGAGAATATCAAGAAGCTCGACGAGCGGGACGAGTTGCGAAAGCAGGTCATGGAGAACAGCAGCCACATCGACGGTCCCCACATCGTGGGCACGCCGAAGGTCGGCGCGGATCTGGCATTCTCCTACACGATCAAGAACGCCAACACGGGACACAACCTTCCGTCTGGATCGCTCGGAGCGCAGCCTCAGCTCTGGGTGAACGTCGCCCTGGTCGATCCGGATGGCAAGAATGTCTGGGAGTCGGGTTACGTCGACAGCAACGGCGACATCGCCGATCTGCACAGCCTGGACGTCGCTGCCGGGCGCATCAAGACAGACCAGCAGTTGGTGCACTTCCAGACCAAGTTCCTGACGACCAACGTCAAGGGAACCGAGCGCGAGATGTACCTGCCGGTGAACTTCGACGTCGATCCGCTGCCGCATCTGCGTCCGCCGGGCGTTCCGACGACTGTTCTCAACCACCCACCGCTTGTGCGGATGGAGAACCGGTCGTTGGCGCCGCTCGGCAAGAAGCAAGCTGAATACAAGGTGCCGGGCAACCTGATCACGAAGTCAGGGAAATACCGCCTAGCGTTCCGTATGCGGAGCCGAGCCGAGCCCATCTACTTCATGCGCTTTGTCGGTTCCACCAAGGCAATGGAGCAGAGCATGAACGAGCGGATCGTGAACTTCCACTCCTTCGCGGTGGATGTCGACGTGAAGGGCTAG
- a CDS encoding 2Fe-2S iron-sulfur cluster binding domain-containing protein, with translation MAKRHRITFNGQVFLARRGELLLDAALNNGIDFPHDCRAGHCGACCVRLISGEVQGGEGSEPGVVHACQCRIVADAAIEPRRAAHIRSIDGVLDSLRSLSNEVMEVGIRTDRALPYHAGQYVQLRFNGYPSRPFSITHPLYDEPNRSSVWFHMRRTKGGRVTSSLGKRIRLGHHVQLTGPYGAAHFRPNVDGRLVLVATNTGFAPIWSIAVAALRENPDRNIMIIAGGRTLESLYMGPALVRLASFPNVLVVPVCSTPQTRFTAVHPGRPTDYLPRLHETDVLYACGAPGMVESVKSIAARNGVVCYADPFIATISDKGKRSVLNRAMQWLAPDPRRGRQEPSLETQGLAEARVSNHSRR, from the coding sequence ATGGCGAAACGTCACCGAATAACATTCAATGGCCAAGTCTTCCTGGCACGGCGCGGCGAGTTGCTTCTGGACGCCGCTCTGAACAACGGCATCGACTTCCCGCACGATTGCCGCGCCGGGCACTGTGGCGCGTGCTGCGTGCGTTTGATATCCGGTGAAGTTCAGGGTGGTGAAGGATCCGAGCCAGGCGTCGTGCATGCGTGTCAGTGCCGGATCGTCGCAGACGCCGCGATCGAGCCGCGTCGGGCGGCGCACATTCGCTCCATTGATGGCGTCCTCGATTCATTGCGCTCGCTGTCAAACGAGGTGATGGAAGTCGGCATCAGAACGGACCGCGCCCTGCCCTACCATGCGGGGCAATATGTCCAGCTTCGCTTCAACGGCTATCCGAGCCGCCCTTTCAGCATCACCCATCCGTTGTACGACGAGCCGAACAGAAGCTCGGTCTGGTTCCATATGCGACGCACGAAAGGCGGGCGAGTAACCTCATCGCTCGGCAAGCGGATCAGGCTGGGCCATCACGTGCAGCTGACGGGACCTTATGGCGCAGCCCACTTCCGTCCCAACGTGGACGGCCGGCTCGTTCTCGTGGCAACCAACACGGGCTTTGCGCCGATATGGTCGATAGCCGTAGCTGCGCTGCGCGAGAATCCAGACCGCAACATCATGATCATAGCCGGCGGCCGCACCCTCGAGTCGCTCTACATGGGACCAGCTCTCGTGCGGCTCGCGAGCTTTCCCAATGTTCTCGTCGTGCCTGTCTGCAGCACACCGCAGACCAGGTTCACAGCCGTGCACCCGGGCCGGCCGACCGACTATCTGCCTCGTTTACATGAAACCGATGTGCTCTACGCCTGTGGCGCGCCGGGAATGGTCGAGTCCGTCAAATCGATCGCGGCACGCAACGGCGTAGTCTGCTACGCGGATCCATTCATTGCGACCATCAGCGACAAGGGAAAGCGAAGCGTCCTGAACCGGGCGATGCAGTGGCTCGCGCCCGATCCCCGTCGCGGGCGGCAGGAGCCGTCGTTGGAAACGCAAGGGTTGGCTGAAGCAAGGGTGAGTAACCATTCCCGTCGTTAG
- a CDS encoding cytochrome c family protein encodes MFGLLLILGGGADNATASDTAKIMGPNACAECHKQETEAWKSTHHFKTYRAMPRDAKANEIAKKMGVRRIKSESLCVNCHFTLQNKNNKEQFVAGVSCESCHGAGQDWIKVHSEFSGKTILFETKAEAQARWKLADAKGMIRPRAFYQLAKNCYGCHVVPQEDLVNKGGHRAGSDFELVSWSQGEVLHNTWHSKGRANVPASAARRRMLYLVGLGVDLETAIRGIGRAKTRWLYAFEMAKRADRARKQLAAVAKAAPDVPEIAEIVKYAHAAGLKLNNERALTAAADGISKQLIAITEKYDGSTLARLDPLIPGPEKYKGVARKPDN; translated from the coding sequence GTGTTCGGCTTGCTGCTTATCCTCGGCGGCGGCGCGGACAACGCCACCGCGTCGGATACCGCCAAGATCATGGGGCCGAATGCCTGCGCCGAATGCCACAAGCAGGAGACCGAGGCCTGGAAGAGCACCCATCATTTCAAGACGTACCGTGCGATGCCGCGCGACGCCAAAGCGAACGAAATCGCCAAAAAGATGGGCGTGCGGCGCATCAAGTCGGAAAGTTTATGCGTGAATTGCCATTTCACGCTGCAGAACAAGAACAACAAGGAGCAGTTCGTCGCCGGCGTCTCCTGCGAATCCTGCCACGGCGCCGGACAGGATTGGATCAAGGTTCACAGCGAGTTCAGCGGCAAGACCATACTCTTCGAGACCAAGGCCGAGGCGCAGGCGCGTTGGAAGCTTGCCGACGCCAAGGGGATGATCAGGCCGCGCGCCTTCTACCAGCTGGCGAAGAACTGCTACGGCTGCCACGTCGTACCGCAAGAGGATCTCGTGAACAAAGGCGGCCATCGCGCGGGCAGCGATTTCGAGCTCGTCTCGTGGTCGCAGGGTGAGGTGCTGCATAACACTTGGCACTCCAAGGGCAGAGCCAATGTGCCCGCCAGCGCGGCACGCAGGCGGATGCTCTATCTCGTCGGTCTGGGCGTCGACCTCGAGACCGCCATACGCGGCATCGGCCGTGCGAAGACCAGATGGCTTTATGCCTTTGAGATGGCCAAACGCGCCGACCGTGCACGCAAGCAACTTGCCGCCGTGGCGAAAGCGGCGCCGGACGTGCCGGAGATCGCAGAGATAGTCAAATACGCCCACGCGGCCGGGCTGAAGCTGAACAATGAGCGCGCGCTTACAGCCGCGGCCGACGGCATCTCCAAACAGCTCATTGCCATCACCGAGAAGTATGACGGCAGCACCTTGGCGAGGCTCGACCCGCTAATTCCGGGACCGGAAAAATACAAGGGCGTGGCGAGGAAACCGGACAACTGA